The following DNA comes from Nothobranchius furzeri strain GRZ-AD chromosome 19, NfurGRZ-RIMD1, whole genome shotgun sequence.
AAAAGCGGAGTTTTGTGTAATAAGTTCCTCTAACGAGACTTTTAATCTGTCTGAGTCTGTCCATGGCTCCTTTTAGCATTTAACCCCACAGATTATCTAGTTAACCAGCTTACTGGtcaacaggacacacacacacccacacacacacacacacacatgtctaaAAATACTCGTTCATCAGGTCGCCTGGCAGCTCCGAGGTAAAAGCGCCTCCCTTTCCTGGATGTGGGAGGATCGATCAGGGTGAGGAAACGAGTAAATCTGGAGGAGACGGGAACCCACCTCCCCCTGAGGCTCAGCTCCTCCCAGCGTGGAACCGGGAAAGTCCTCCCAGAGCAGCAGAGTCTCTTCGGTTTCCTCCCAGGCCAAACTGTCACAGTCGTCCTCGAACTCACACtccctgctacacacacacacacacaaacacacacacacgttaggtTCTGTGTTTACACCTTCGTGTAAAATGAAAACACCTACAGGTGATTCAGCATCCTCTGCATCTGCTCGTTGATCTGATTGGCCGACGCGCCGCCCGATTCCTCGTCCTTAGCCCCGCCCCCTTCACTTTCCGACACGCTCAGCTCGTCTCCGTCCGCGCTCTTCAGCGACTGCCCGCTCGGCTTCCTGCTGCGGCGGCTGGAGGCGGACGGAGGCGTGGGCACCTGGAAGATGGGAATCACGTCCTCGCAGTTCCTCTGCTGGGCGACGTCACACAGCCGGGCGGTGATGTCAATGCGGCGGCAGATGTCCATGTCCACCCTCATGGCCTTTTCCTGGATCTTGCTGTCCAGGTCCGACATATCCTGCGTGTGAGCGATTGTGGGAAGAACGGAAAGGGTAGCGTGAACTCCCGAGTGACGAGTCGTCCATCAAAACCAAATATTTCAATTCAATCCTAAAAATGTTCTTTTCCAAACCCTTTTGTAGGTTTGAAATCCAACAGAAATATTCTCAGTTTTTATTCAACTGACACAAAATAATAAAGGAATAAAAGTACTAATATTATCATGACGCTAATAACAAGATGACGTGAGAACGATGAACTCATCATCAAACATCTCCATGTTTTTAAGAATGTTtttatttcagctgttttttttatCCGAGTGCGCACAGGTCACCGAGTTAGCGGTCGGGACTAGGACTCACGCTGCTGACGAGTCCTTTGAAGAGAACCAGCTCTGCCTTCAGCTGCTTGACCCTAAGAGCCAGCTGGACTTGGTGCACCTCGCTCTCCTGCAGGTCCTGAGAACACAAACACGACTTTACGAGTCGTCACCGAGAGCTGAGCGACTCGGTTttttaacgttgtaaagacacgaGAAAATTAAGACTTTCGACAACAGCTGGTTCTGCAGCTAATGTGGCCAAAGAGAAGAAACTCAGTGTTTATGGAGGCTATTAGTATCTaatcagtaataataataataattagtagtagtagtagccttTCTTTATTTAATGGATTGTAATAATTTTTGATCGTTTACAAACCTCCTCCAGTTCCATCACTTTATCCTGCAGATCCACCCTGGCTGTGTACTCCTCCTCCcatctgtaaacaaacaaacaaacaaacaaaatacacatttacaccaaATGACAAATGAAAACGATCTGTTTGATGCAACTTTTCCACATCAGGATTTTTTCTGTTgtattaaaatattctgatgaccAGCAGGGAATAAGTAATCTGATTACAGGGCGTCTGAACTCAGGATTTATtgactgttttgttgtttttacagtttaATCAGATGGAGGCGAGTTCTTTTCTGCAGCTTTAGGATCACACCTGACCTGTTTACCTGCCCGTCTCACCTGTGGAGAGACTCCTCCCTCTGTTATGTTGTTGTAATAATGATTATTATGCATCCTGAGTGGATACGAAGCACGAGGAGAGACCCTGAGATGAGATGTAAACACGCTAGGAGGCGTTTGGGCTAATCGATCGCTTCTGAAACACGTAATAAATCAATATTCTGCTTTTTCAGGTTCTACTGACCTCAGATCAGCTGGTTTCACCGATTCGACACACTGAGAATGTTTTCCAGACTTCTCAAAAGGGAAGATTTATTCAATCTGAGGAATCATCGGCAGGAATCTGTCTGCAGCCGTTTGTGTTTAGAGACCTGACTCAGAAAAACAATCAGCAATGGCATGAGAgagggggggagggagggagagggaggaagagggagagagagagtgagagggagagagaggaagagggagagagaggaagagtgagagagagagtgagagggagagagaggaagagggagagagagagtgagagagaggaagagggagagagagagtgagagggagagagaggaagagggagagagagagtgagagggagagagaggaagagggagagagagagtgagagggagagggaggaagagggagagagagagtgagagggagagagaggaagagggagagagaggggaagagggagagagaggaagagggagagagaggggaagagggagagagagagtgagagggagagagaggaagagggagagagagagtgagagggagagagaggaagagggagagagaggggaagagggagagagagagtgagagggagagagaggaagagggagagagagggggcaggaggagagagatggagagaaagaggggagggagggggagagaaAGAGGGGGAGCGATtgaagagatggagagagagtgagagatagagggagagggagagagagagtgagagatagagggagagggagagatagagagagtgagagggagagagagagtgagagggagagagaggaagagtgagagggagagagaggaagagggagagagaggaagagtgagagagagagtgagagggagagagaggaagagggagagagagagtgagagagaggaagagggagagagagagtgagagggagagagaggaagagggagagagagagtgagagggagagagaggaagagggagagagagagtgagagggagagggaggaagagggagagagagagtgagagggagagagaggaagagggagagagagagtgagagggagagagaggaagagggagagagaggggaagagggagagagagagtgagagggagagagaggaagagggagagagagagtgagagggagagagaggaagagggagagagaggggaagagggagagagagagtgagagggagagagaggaagagggagagagagggggcaggaggagagagatggagagaaagaggggagggagggggagagaaAGAGGGGGAGCGATtgaagagatggagagagagtgagagatagagggagagggagagagagagtgagagatagagggagagggagagatagagagagtgagagggagagagagagtgagagggagagagagggaggggagagagagagtgagagggagagagagggaggggagagagagagtgagagggagagagagggaggggagagagagagtgagagggagagagagtgagagggagagagagagtgagagggagagagagagtgagagggagagagagggaggggagagagagagtgagagggagagagagtgagagggagagagagagtgagagggagagagagggaggggagagagtgagtgagagggagagagagagtgagagatagagggagagggagagatagagagagggaggggagagagagagtgagagggagagagagagtgagagggagagagagggaggggagagagagagtgagagggagagagagggaggggcgagagagagtgagagggagagagagggaggggagagagagagtgagagggagagagagagtgagagggagagagagggaggggagagagagagtgagagggagagagagggaggggagagagagagtgagagggagagagtgatagggagagagagaggggggcaggaggagagatggagagaaagaggggagggagggggagagaaAGAGGGGGAGCGATggaagagatggagagagagtgagagatagaggaagagggagagagagagagggagagatagagagagagggagggggagagagcAGGCTGGGTTACATCACTGCTGCTTGTCGGCTGGTGCTGCAATGCAGGTAGCAAAATAAAAGTCAGCAGGGAGGCAGagggggaggagggagaggagggagaggagggggaggagggggaggagggggaggagggagaggagggggaggagggagaggagggggaggagggggaggagggggaagGATTTTGGAGGAATTGATGTGAAAATAAGAAACTTTTCATCCTTTCAGATGTTTTTACGGTGACTCGTCAGTTTTCTCTCCAGCTTTGAGACAGAACATAAATATTCATGTAAAAATACAGATCAgtaaataaaacatcaaagttaatAAAATTGAAGTACAGCTGGGGTTTATGGGTAATGTAGTACGCATTTACGGTAAAGAGCAACAGAAATGTGTGCTTTAATAAATTAAACTTAAATTAGGCCAAAAGGCAACGACGAGGACGCCTCAGCAGCTCCGAGCTTCTGAGCGTGACCCGTCAGGAACGGGTCAGCGTTCCTCTAGCTGGAGCTCTCCAGGCCGTCTGCAGCAGCCCTGACCTCAACGACCTCTAAAAGCATCCCAGAGACGAGGCGTCCTCCAGCCGCTGCCGGCCATGCATCAGTGTTCAGCTCCTCCGAGAGCCCGATCGATGAACGCTTCGGCGAAAATGAAGAGCAGGGCAACAGGAACACATGAAACTGAAGTTAGAGTGAAAGACCAACAGTCTGTCTGGCCTGGACCCAGAGACCGAGCTACGTTTGTCTTTCAGACCGTCTCTGCACGCTATTGGACAgctctaggaccaatcagagcagcagAATCTGGCCGTTTGCCCTACACCGTTGAAGGAGAAGCAAAAACATCCCTTTTCTAGATTAAGTACCTCGATCTGCTCGACTCACAGAATAGCCCAAATCGTCCAAACTTGatcccaaagccgtttcaaacattTCATGGTGCACTGTGATTGGCTGGCTGGGTCTACGCTTAGCCAGGCCATGGGTTCTTGGACGGGTTCTGTTGTGTTGCAGTCTATGGAAGTGATTCAAGGTCCGTGAGACCAACCtctatgtggcagtgtgagcgtcctgtcactgtcccgatagatcatgcgccctggctacttggccaaggggatgtccctttggctgactggttagagcgtatgactctcacccgggagtctggggatcgaatcccgcccgggccctcgtttatccaccttgccacatctaGAACTCACCTCCTCTTGTACTCGTCCCGCTCTCTCTTCACCTTGGACAGCACGTTGTACAGGGCCCTGATCTCCGGGGTGATGGTGTCGATCTGGACCCCCACACCGCCCGGTTGCGTCCAGGAGACCCCGGGTCCCGCGGTGCATGACCCGGTGCCGAAGCGACGAGCGTGGTTGAAGGACCAGATGGTTCCGGGGATGAAGCGTGGCGGTGGGGGGAGAGTGTTGCCAGTGTGCTGCTCGTTCATGTTGGCCACGGGTCTGTTCGGGTCGCTGGGACTCGGGTTTGGACTGACGGGGAAGCCGAACGCGGTGAGGTTGGAGTTCGAATCGGTGTATTTGTTGTCCATCAGAGCTGGGGGGTTGAGGGTAGGGGAGAGGAGGCCCCCAGGTAGGTAGGCCGGGTTGTTGGCGTTGTGGAGTGGGATGAAGTTTGGTCTGGTTGGAATGGGCCCGATGAATCCAGTCTGGACCCCCATGTTTTTGGTCAGGGGCCTTTGCTGTCCCTCTGCGCTGCTGGAGTCCAGAGCCTGCTGCAGCTGCTTCTCCAACACCTTGTTCCTGCGCTCCAGCTCGTGCACCTTGGCCAGAAAGCAGCGGAAGCGCAGGTTCAGGGTCTTCAGCACGCTGATGTTGGAGCCCAAGTCGTTACGCAGCGCCGTGGCCACCGGAGGCACCCGGTGCAGGTAGGCCAGGCCAGATGACGGCGGCAGGGTACCCAGGTCCAGTCCGGATAAGGGATCAGACCCAAATCCGCCGTTATCACCCAGGAAGTAGCCTGGATCCGGGATGGCCGGGTCGGGCTGTCCcgtcatctgctgctgctgcggggCCGGGAAGCCGCTCTCCCCCAGGACCGGATTCATTCTCGAGTAGGAAAACCTGGAATGCTCGAAATCCGGCATGAACCCAGACTTCTGCGCACTCAGCTTCCAGATGATTCGGTGTAAATCCAAGCAGGAAGCAGGACCTGTAGGCTCAGGTGATCCTCTCCAGGAGAGCTGCGGACAAGAAGGATTATAAACCTAAACCTCTGTCGCACTGAGAAGACATTCCTCAGCTTTCAGACGACAAGCTGTGCAATTCCAGAGTCTTTACGCAGGAGGAAAAACAGACGCAGTCACGCGCATAAAtacattttatgctcttttttaaCACGTTAAACCCACAAGCAAACATTATTCGGAAAACCGAAGCAGCATACCTGTCGGTTAGAGGAGGAAAACTCCGATTCTGGTTCCAGTAAAGCAGGAGAAACCAGTCCGGAGCGGCGGCGCAGAGCTCAGGAGAGGACTGCAGCGGCGCTTTACCGTAATACCTCTAAACGAGGGACCCGGGGGAAATTACCGTACAACACACAGAGAGGATTTTGAATGAACATTTTTAGAATTGATGCCATTGTGACCAATCAGCCAGTTAGGTCAGTAATTCTCTAAACTGAGGCTgctcaaagaaaaacaaacaaacaaacaaacaaaaatctgcatttttgcttaaatggtaaaaaaaatgtattttattttctctAAATCTTTTTTAAGAAGCTAATTTTGGTTCGATTGACGTTGACCCCAAGCAGCATGCTTTACTTTAGTTTTTTTAGACttgtttgttattatttttcatttaattcAGATTCCAGGAATAATTGAAAAGCTCAAAACTCTGAGTTCATTTATTCAGAGACTTTCTGAGTCCGGCTCTGTTTCCCTCAAACCAAGAACTCCAAATCTGCCACAGAAACAGGATTTTGCTGCTTCAGTCTTCCATATTTAGCAGGGAACGTTGAACAAAGTAGTTGGTTTGCACAAAACATGATTACAGCCAGGGCCGTTGCTAACtatttttggtgccctaagcacaaaggcttcgtggtcccccccccacccccccacccccccccccaccccggcaGAGAAAACAACAcgataacacagtatgtgcaagcgcttcacattaaattctctttaattctcttgtatgcacaaactgcttatttcTGAAAAGTAGGACT
Coding sequences within:
- the LOC107394828 gene encoding non-homologous end joining factor IFFO1 isoform X2; its protein translation is MPDFEHSRFSYSRMNPVLGESGFPAPQQQQMTGQPDPAIPDPGYFLGDNGGFGSDPLSGLDLGTLPPSSGLAYLHRVPPVATALRNDLGSNISVLKTLNLRFRCFLAKVHELERRNKVLEKQLQQALDSSSAEGQQRPLTKNMGVQTGFIGPIPTRPNFIPLHNANNPAYLPGGLLSPTLNPPALMDNKYTDSNSNLTAFGFPVSPNPSPSDPNRPVANMNEQHTGNTLPPPPRFIPGTIWSFNHARRFGTGSCTAGPGVSWTQPGGVGVQIDTITPEIRALYNVLSKVKRERDEYKRRWEEEYTARVDLQDKVMELEEDLQESEVHQVQLALRVKQLKAELVLFKGLVSSDMSDLDSKIQEKAMRVDMDICRRIDITARLCDVAQQRNCEDVIPIFQVPTPPSASSRRSRKPSGQSLKSADGDELSVSESEGGGAKDEESGGASANQINEQMQRMLNHLRECEFEDDCDSLAWEETEETLLLWEDFPGSTLGGAEPQGEEESIEKVIKDTECLFKSREKEYQETIDQIELELATAKSDMNRHLHEYMEMCSMKRGLDVQMETCRRLITQSGDRSTSLITPEDSEDERKKPALPAASARSDSCSSVSAAIPPVTWRKP
- the LOC107394828 gene encoding non-homologous end joining factor IFFO1 isoform X1, coding for MPDFEHSRFSYSRMNPVLGESGFPAPQQQQMTGQPDPAIPDPGYFLGDNGGFGSDPLSGLDLGTLPPSSGLAYLHRVPPVATALRNDLGSNISVLKTLNLRFRCFLAKVHELERRNKVLEKQLQQALDSSSAEGQQRPLTKNMGVQTGFIGPIPTRPNFIPLHNANNPAYLPGGLLSPTLNPPALMDNKYTDSNSNLTAFGFPVSPNPSPSDPNRPVANMNEQHTGNTLPPPPRFIPGTIWSFNHARRFGTGSCTAGPGVSWTQPGGVGVQIDTITPEIRALYNVLSKVKRERDEYKRRWEEEYTARVDLQDKVMELEEDLQESEVHQVQLALRVKQLKAELVLFKGLVSSDMSDLDSKIQEKAMRVDMDICRRIDITARLCDVAQQRNCEDVIPIFQVPTPPSASSRRSRKPSGQSLKSADGDELSVSESEGGGAKDEESGGASANQINEQMQRMLNHLRECEFEDDCDSLAWEETEETLLLWEDFPGSTLGGAEPQGEEESIEKVIKDTECLFKSREKEYQETIDQIELELATAKSDMNRHLHEYMEMCSMKRGLDVQMETCRRLITQSGDSRSTSLITPEDSEDERKKPALPAASARSDSCSSVSAAIPPVTWRKP